In one Flexibacter flexilis DSM 6793 genomic region, the following are encoded:
- a CDS encoding alpha/beta hydrolase: MKKRTFLLFFLGLLAFQLNAQLLTKKPFVLGETLEINSVQLGEKRSLNIYLPAGYNPDSARRYPVIYLLDGSAGEDFVHVAGLVQFWNMMQMMPPTIVVGIGNVDRRRDFTYPSTDAQDQKDFPTTGGSAKFIAFLEKELQPSVNQQYKTRGKGMLIGQSLGGLLATEVLLTKSELFDQYVIVSPSLWWDKQSLSQNAAAMFAKQPDSPRQVFVAVGEEGKVMTPLARKLSETLKKSGKKNLSTHFAYMPDEDHATILHLAVYKAFKWFYPAQK; this comes from the coding sequence ATGAAAAAACGTACTTTTTTACTTTTCTTTTTGGGGCTTTTGGCCTTCCAACTCAACGCACAATTGCTTACTAAAAAGCCTTTTGTATTGGGCGAAACGCTCGAAATAAATTCGGTTCAATTGGGCGAAAAACGTAGTTTAAATATTTATTTACCAGCAGGTTATAACCCAGATTCGGCACGCCGCTATCCCGTTATTTATCTGCTGGACGGCTCGGCAGGCGAAGATTTCGTACACGTGGCGGGCTTGGTGCAGTTCTGGAACATGATGCAAATGATGCCGCCAACTATCGTAGTAGGCATCGGCAACGTGGACAGAAGACGCGATTTTACTTATCCCAGCACCGACGCGCAAGACCAAAAAGACTTTCCGACTACTGGCGGCTCGGCTAAGTTTATTGCTTTTCTGGAAAAAGAATTGCAACCATCTGTAAACCAGCAATATAAGACACGCGGCAAAGGAATGCTGATAGGCCAATCGCTCGGCGGTTTGCTTGCCACAGAAGTGTTATTGACCAAATCCGAACTTTTTGACCAATACGTTATCGTCAGTCCGAGTTTGTGGTGGGACAAACAGTCTTTGAGCCAAAACGCCGCCGCCATGTTTGCCAAGCAACCCGACAGCCCTCGACAAGTTTTTGTGGCGGTAGGGGAAGAAGGCAAAGTGATGACGCCTTTAGCGCGAAAATTGTCGGAAACACTGAAAAAGTCGGGGAAGAAAAATCTTAGTACGCATTTTGCGTATATGCCCGACGAAGACCATGCAACTATTTTACATCTGGCTGTTTATAAGGCGTTTAAGTGGTTTTATCCTGCTCAGAAATAA
- a CDS encoding T9SS type A sorting domain-containing protein produces MKIFRLWLLVAALVSVQQTVWGQQFALEHTYSKPITRIKLINGEEKYCQYDYPLTSKEVNIYNANHTLRKTITLSPPEGYSPLTIQSITQTTINSDTLLEIMYHCLDSAYIGTSSILKYRLIIANENGDSLFETAGINSKIDTTDGLAAKLFVYSSSVLAPTATVYDLPSLNYEAQYNNYYIKRKKLNLFGEKYFTNDYSTAIPTALIYNADHSLWKTITLVPPNNSYTINPWTFTISDNEFNADSLIEIACAYTNTTTNINGAKIANELGATLWSYDYGQIPITIKDGATQKIMTLGYNASTGEYTNSHFYNLSDFMFDHLIQGIVKPIYSPNVGLKYSVFNSTAKKITFYNPSDYSIWKNVNLPVPAGQYLNYGTGFEPKVNIGVLNSSNNAEILYSYYNNNTYIHTIRIINDNGVELFKTDSTYFASISNENSLTTKILTSGNAKYQVFGIDTTLTTTKSSISLSDKIDLYPSPAQTYLTLSNPENIALQSLKVMSATGATIQALVPTSTKINVSHLPTGTYFLVGQTTKGQVIRKTFIKE; encoded by the coding sequence ATGAAAATATTCAGATTATGGCTGCTCGTCGCGGCATTAGTAAGTGTACAACAAACGGTTTGGGGACAACAATTTGCACTGGAACATACTTATAGCAAGCCAATTACACGTATAAAACTAATCAATGGCGAAGAAAAATATTGTCAATATGATTATCCCCTCACAAGCAAAGAGGTAAATATTTACAATGCCAATCATACATTAAGGAAAACCATCACCCTTTCACCTCCAGAAGGTTATAGCCCATTGACTATACAAAGTATCACACAAACTACTATTAATAGTGATACCCTCCTTGAAATAATGTATCATTGTTTGGATTCGGCATACATCGGTACGTCATCTATTCTCAAATATCGTTTGATTATTGCAAATGAAAATGGAGATTCACTCTTTGAAACAGCGGGCATAAATAGCAAGATTGACACGACAGACGGATTGGCAGCCAAACTTTTTGTATATTCCTCCTCAGTACTTGCACCTACAGCTACTGTATATGATTTGCCAAGTCTCAACTATGAAGCACAATACAATAACTACTATATTAAGCGCAAAAAACTGAATTTATTTGGAGAAAAATATTTCACCAATGATTATAGTACAGCCATTCCTACGGCACTTATCTATAATGCAGACCATTCTTTATGGAAAACAATAACATTAGTACCACCCAATAATAGCTATACCATAAACCCTTGGACTTTCACTATTTCGGACAATGAATTTAATGCAGATTCTCTGATTGAAATAGCCTGCGCTTATACCAACACCACGACCAATATTAATGGAGCAAAAATAGCCAACGAATTAGGTGCAACACTATGGTCATACGACTACGGACAAATACCTATCACGATCAAAGATGGTGCTACACAAAAAATTATGACTTTAGGTTATAATGCCTCGACAGGCGAATATACCAATAGCCATTTTTATAATTTGTCAGATTTCATGTTCGACCATCTGATTCAGGGAATAGTCAAGCCCATTTATTCACCCAACGTAGGACTGAAATATTCTGTATTCAACAGTACTGCGAAAAAAATCACCTTTTATAATCCATCGGATTATAGTATATGGAAAAACGTCAATCTCCCAGTTCCCGCTGGCCAATACCTTAACTATGGAACAGGTTTTGAGCCAAAAGTAAATATTGGGGTGTTAAACAGCAGCAACAATGCAGAAATCTTATACTCCTATTACAACAACAACACGTATATACATACAATACGAATAATCAATGATAATGGAGTAGAATTATTTAAAACAGACAGCACTTATTTTGCCAGTATTAGTAATGAAAATTCATTGACAACTAAAATACTAACCTCTGGTAATGCTAAATATCAGGTATTTGGTATTGATACAACCCTAACGACCACCAAATCAAGCATTTCGTTGAGCGATAAAATAGACCTTTATCCAAGCCCAGCGCAAACGTATTTGACGCTAAGCAACCCCGAAAACATTGCACTTCAATCGCTTAAAGTCATGTCTGCTACTGGTGCTACCATTCAGGCACTTGTACCCACAAGCACTAAAATAAACGTAAGCCATTTACCGACTGGCACTTACTTCTTAGTTGGCCAAACTACTAAAGGCCAAGTCATTCGCAAAACTTTTATAAAAGAATAA
- a CDS encoding SRPBCC domain-containing protein has translation MKNSKSIVTEIVINAPAARVWEILTNTEKYADWNPFLLKIKGEIKTGNRLENTMKNGNSTMTFRPVVLQVIPEIYFEWLGKLWVSGIFDGRHYFRLETLEANQTKLTHGEEFSGLLSGYVLKNNGNDIRQNFVAMNQAIKQRAENQ, from the coding sequence ATGAAAAATTCAAAATCAATTGTAACCGAAATTGTAATTAATGCGCCTGCCGCAAGGGTTTGGGAAATACTCACCAACACCGAAAAATACGCCGACTGGAATCCTTTTCTTTTGAAAATAAAAGGCGAAATAAAAACAGGAAATCGGCTGGAAAATACCATGAAAAATGGCAATAGTACGATGACTTTTCGGCCTGTGGTGCTGCAAGTAATTCCCGAAATTTATTTTGAATGGTTGGGCAAATTGTGGGTGTCGGGCATCTTCGACGGTCGGCATTATTTTCGCCTCGAAACGCTCGAAGCCAATCAAACAAAACTCACACACGGCGAAGAATTTAGCGGACTTTTGTCGGGTTATGTGCTCAAAAATAATGGCAATGATATTCGCCAGAATTTCGTGGCCATGAACCAAGCCATTAAACAACGCGCTGAAAATCAGTAA
- a CDS encoding Crp/Fnr family transcriptional regulator has protein sequence MFEALYRYVAPFVTLTDKEKVVFEQAFTFRQVPKKFKLVREGEVASEIYFINKGLIRLYYTKDIEEITGFIFQENLFASSFDSLLRAAPSIQTLETLEDCDLLVLQGQAMDKLYERLPKMNVIVRKVAEQRFINAQQILSSFILDSPEERYRKFEMQHKDLLQRVPQHIIASYLGVTPVSLSRIRKRIID, from the coding sequence ATGTTTGAGGCACTGTATCGTTATGTCGCGCCATTCGTAACGCTGACCGACAAAGAAAAGGTAGTTTTTGAGCAGGCTTTTACGTTTCGGCAAGTTCCCAAAAAGTTTAAGTTGGTGCGCGAAGGCGAGGTTGCGAGTGAAATATATTTTATTAACAAAGGTTTGATTAGATTGTATTATACAAAGGATATCGAGGAAATTACAGGTTTTATTTTTCAGGAAAATCTGTTTGCCAGTAGTTTTGATAGTTTGTTGCGGGCTGCGCCCAGTATCCAGACGCTCGAAACACTCGAAGATTGCGACTTGCTCGTATTGCAAGGTCAAGCGATGGACAAACTATACGAACGACTTCCCAAAATGAATGTGATTGTCCGTAAAGTAGCCGAACAACGCTTTATTAATGCCCAGCAAATTCTCTCGTCGTTTATTCTGGACAGCCCCGAAGAGCGTTACCGCAAATTTGAAATGCAGCACAAAGATTTGTTACAGCGTGTGCCTCAGCATATTATCGCCTCGTATTTGGGTGTTACGCCCGTGTCATTGAGCCGCATACGCAAACGAATTATTGACTAA